A section of the Malania oleifera isolate guangnan ecotype guangnan chromosome 2, ASM2987363v1, whole genome shotgun sequence genome encodes:
- the LOC131149239 gene encoding sorting nexin 2A-like, with protein sequence MSSEIKGSSREEMEPLVLDEEPLNGKSYVSYRSAMSSLSDTHHPLSPPMVATPADSDPLLSPPPPSPPFRELEKPNAPDNSYIEPSSYVDVVFSSFQGDNGNGVESPSRESENSIVLSRLPSSSSEYLNIAVSNPQKEQETSNSIVPGGNTYVTYLITTRTNMPEFGGSEFSVRRRFKDVVTLSDRLSESFRGFLIPPRPDKNVVESQVMHKQEFVEQRRVALEKYLRRLAAHPVIKKSDELRVFLQVQGKLPLLNSTDVASRMLDGAAKLPKQLFGDSGSAVALHEVLQPAKGGRDLLRIFKELKQSVANDWGGLRPQVIEEDKEFLEKKEKVHNLEQQLSNASQQAESLVKAQQDIGETMGELGLAFIKLTKFENETAMLNSQRIRAAEMKGVATAAVKASRLYRELNSQTVRHLDTLHEYLGLMLAVHSAFSDRSSALLTVQTVMSELSSLHARVEKLEAASSNIFGGDRTRIRKMEELKESVRVTEDAKCCAVREYEQIKENNRSELERFDRERRDDFLNMLKGFVSNQVGYAEKIGNVWAKIAEETSGYAKESM encoded by the exons ATGAGCTCCGAGATCAAGGGCTCATCGAGAGAGGAAATGGAGCCTCTCGTTCTCGACGAAGAGCCGTTGAACGGGAAATCTTATGTTAGCTATAGAAGCGCCATGTCGTCGCTTTCCGACACGCACCACCCTTTGTCGCCGCCGATGGTCGCGACTCCAGCTGATTCCGATCCGTTGCTATCGCCGCCGCCTCCGTCACCGCCTTTTCGGGAGCTCGAAAAACCTAATGCACCTGATAATTCCTACATAGAACCTTCGTCTTATGTGGACGTAGTTTTTAGCTCATTTCAGGGCGATAATGGCAACGGCGTCGAAAGCCCTTCGCGAGAATCGGAAAATTCGATTGTTTTGTCGAGATTGCCGTCGTCGAGTTCCGAATATTTGAATATTGCCGTATCGAATCCTCAGAAAGAGCAGGAAACTTCAAATTCGATTGTGCCTGGGGGAAATACCTACGTAACATACCTGATTACGACGAGGACGAATATGCCGGAGTTTGGGGGATCGGAGTTTAGTGTTCGCAGAAGGTTTAAAGATGTAGTGACATTGTCTGACAGGTTATCGGAATCGTTCAGAGGGTTTTTGATTCCACCAAGGCCAGATAAGAATGTGGTGGAGAGCCAAGTGATGCATAAGCAAGAATTTGTGGAGCAGAGGAGAGTGGCATTAGAGAAGTACCTGAGGAGATTGGCTGCGCATCCCGTGATTAAGAAGAGTGATGAATTGAGGGTGTTTTTACAGGTGCAAGGGAAGCTTCCATTGCTAAATAGCACGGATGTGGCATCAAGGATGCTTGATGGTGCTGCAAAGCTTCCAAAGCAGTTGTTTGGGGATTCTGGGAGTGCAGTTGCTCTGCATGAGGTGTTGCAGCCAGCAAAAGGAGGGAGGGATTTGTTGAGGATCTTCAAGGAATTGAAGCAGTCGGTGGCAAATGACTGGGGAGGTTTGAGGCCGCAGGTGATTGAGGAAGATAAGGAATTCCTAGAAAAGAAAGAGAAGGTTCACAATCTCGAGCAGCAACTTAGCAATGCATCTCAGCAG GCTGAATCACTTGTCAAAGCTCAGCAAGATATTGGAGAAACAATGGGAGAATTGGGATTGGCATTTATTAAACTGACAAAATTTGAAAACGAGACAGCCATGCTTAACTCTCAACGTATAAGAGCAGCTGAGATGAAGGGCGTGGCAACAGCTGCTGTCAAAGCAAGCAGATTATATCGGGAATTAAATTCACAAACAGTTAGACATTTG GATACGCTTCATGAATATCTTGGGTTGATGTTAGCTGTCCACAGTGCATTCTCGGATCGCTCAAGTGCTTTATTGACAGTTCAGACTGTTATGTCAGAACTGTCTTCATTACATGCAAGGGTGGAAAAACTTGAAGCTGCATCATCCAATATATTTGGTGGTGACAGGACAAGGATTCGCAAGATGGAAGAGTTGAAAGAATCCGTAAGAGTTACTGAGGATGCTAAATGTTGTGCAGTTAGAGAATATGAGCAAATCAAG